In Thermoanaerobaculum aquaticum, the sequence CCCGCCAGAGGTAAACGTAGCCAATGGTCACCAGCAGCAGGAAGATGAGCCCGTCCCACAGCACCAGGGTGTTGCCCTCGGCCAACAGCGGCTTCACCGACACGGCCCAGGGGTAGAGGAAGGCAACCTCCACATCGAAAACGATGAACACCATGGCCACCGTGAAGAACTTCACCGAAACCCGCTTGCGCGAGGCATCAATGAGCAACATGCCGCTTTCGTAAGGTTCCAGCTTGCGCTTGTGGACCAGCTTCCCCCGTCCCAAAACGGCGGAAAGCCCCACAATGGCCCCAGCCATCACGGCAGCGAAAGCGAAGGTCAGTAAAACCGGAACGTACTGGGCGCTCATGGGTCCCCCCTCGTGCCCAAATTCACAACCGCGAATGCTACGGCCCTTTTGCCTGAAGGTCAAGGCTTTGGTGCGGACCGGTGGAGGCCGGGAGCAACAGAATCCCAGACAACGTCCAGCGTAGAATACGCTTCATGGGTAGTGAACATCCATTCGATCGGTTGCGGGAGCTTTGCGCTCGCCTGCGCTCACCGGAGGGCTGCCCCTGGGATCGGGAGCAAACCCTGGAGAGCTTGCGGGCGTACATCGTGGAAGAAGCCTATGAGGTGGTGGACGCCATCACCGCCGGGAAGCCCGAGGCTCTTGCCGAAGAACTGGGGGACTTGCTTTTCCAGGTGATTTTTGTGGCGCAGTTGGCCGAGGAGCGGGGGTGGTTTGACGTTGTGAAGGTGTGCGAGCTCATCCATGCCAAGATGGTGGCCCGTCACCCCCACGTCTTTGGTGACGTGCGCGTCGCCTCGGCCCAGGAGGTCGTACAGAACTGGGAAAAGATCAAGAAGAACGAGAAAAAACGCGGGGCGCTGGGCGGTGTGCCTGAGAGCTTGCCGGCGCTCTTGAAGACCCTGCGCATCACCGAAAAGGCGGCCGCTTTGGGTTTTGATTGGGAAAAGCCGGAGGACGTGCTCACCAAGGTGCGGGAAGAGGTGGAGGAGCTCGCTCAGGTCGTGGGCCGGTCCAAGGATGAGAGGGATGAGGCCAAGCTGCGGGAGGAGCTGGGGGACGTGCTTTTTTCCATTGCCAACGTGGCCCGGCATTTGCGGGTGGATCCGGAAGCCGCACTGCAAGCGGCCAACCGCAAGTTTGCCCAGCGTTTTGCAGCTATGGAAGCGCTGGCCTCTGCCCGCGGTTGGAGCCTCGATGGTTGCACCATGGAGCAGCTGGAGGCTTTGTGGCAGCAAGCCAAAGCACAAACCGATCCTTAAGCCGCCCATCACATCCCTTAGGCGCTCAAAACTTGCAGGGCCGACGCTCTTGCGTCGGCTTTTACAAAAACCACCCACGGAAAACCAAAGTCTTCAGTTGGTTTTCGAGCAACTTGAATCTTTGCTATTCTGCCTGCAAAGGAGGCGAACATGAGGACGAGGTTTTTCCTTCCTTTGTGCTTTGTGGCCTGGGCCCTTGGCACGGCTTTTGCCGGTGACGCTTCAGGTCAAGCCATAAGCGTTCGCGTTGCTGGAGCCCCTAAAGCCAACGGCACCCTGGAGCTGACGCTCTACGCCAAGGCCCCCAAAACTAGCTA encodes:
- the mazG gene encoding nucleoside triphosphate pyrophosphohydrolase, giving the protein MGSEHPFDRLRELCARLRSPEGCPWDREQTLESLRAYIVEEAYEVVDAITAGKPEALAEELGDLLFQVIFVAQLAEERGWFDVVKVCELIHAKMVARHPHVFGDVRVASAQEVVQNWEKIKKNEKKRGALGGVPESLPALLKTLRITEKAAALGFDWEKPEDVLTKVREEVEELAQVVGRSKDERDEAKLREELGDVLFSIANVARHLRVDPEAALQAANRKFAQRFAAMEALASARGWSLDGCTMEQLEALWQQAKAQTDP
- a CDS encoding NADH-quinone oxidoreductase subunit A produces the protein MSAQYVPVLLTFAFAAVMAGAIVGLSAVLGRGKLVHKRKLEPYESGMLLIDASRKRVSVKFFTVAMVFIVFDVEVAFLYPWAVSVKPLLAEGNTLVLWDGLIFLLLVTIGYVYLWREGAFDWAKRGSEQ